The proteins below come from a single Dinghuibacter silviterrae genomic window:
- a CDS encoding NADH-quinone oxidoreductase subunit D: MSEQHQHVKLPDGSIEKTTTTLNMGPTHPATHGVFQNILELDGERIVSAESTVGYIHRAFEKIAERRPLYQITPLTDRLNYCSSPINNMGWHLTCEKLLGVKTPKRVDYLRVIIMELARISDHLICNSIVGVDAGAYTGFLYVMQYRELIYEIYEEVCGSRLTTNIGRIGGFERNFTNTAFTKLEKFLNEYPAVLKEFENMFMRNRIFMERTMGTGGISAERALNYGFTGPNLRAAGVDYDVRVTQPYSSYEDFSFTIPVGSTGDNYDRWLVREQEMWQSLSILRQAYEKVQSFKGAEAEVYHADTPEYYLPKKQDVYTKMEALIWHFKIVMGEVDMPKGEVYHSVEGANGELGFYLISDGGRAPFRLHFRRPCFIYYQSYPELTQGSMLSDAVITMSSLNLIAGEMDA, encoded by the coding sequence ATGTCAGAACAACACCAACACGTTAAATTGCCGGATGGGTCGATCGAAAAGACGACCACCACGCTCAATATGGGGCCCACCCACCCGGCAACGCACGGGGTATTCCAGAATATATTGGAGCTGGACGGGGAGCGGATCGTGTCCGCGGAGTCGACGGTGGGCTACATCCACAGGGCTTTCGAAAAGATTGCCGAGCGTCGTCCGTTGTACCAGATCACGCCCCTGACGGACCGTCTGAATTATTGTTCCTCCCCCATCAACAATATGGGTTGGCACCTCACCTGCGAAAAGCTGTTGGGGGTCAAGACTCCCAAACGCGTGGACTACCTGCGGGTGATCATCATGGAGCTGGCGCGTATTTCGGATCACCTGATCTGCAACTCCATCGTAGGGGTGGACGCGGGCGCCTATACCGGCTTTCTGTATGTGATGCAGTACCGGGAACTGATTTATGAGATCTACGAGGAGGTGTGCGGGTCGAGGCTGACGACAAACATCGGCCGGATCGGTGGTTTCGAGAGGAACTTTACCAATACCGCGTTTACAAAGCTGGAAAAATTCCTGAACGAATATCCCGCCGTACTCAAGGAGTTCGAGAACATGTTTATGCGCAACCGCATCTTCATGGAACGGACGATGGGAACAGGGGGCATCTCTGCGGAAAGGGCGCTCAACTATGGGTTTACCGGGCCCAACCTTCGGGCGGCCGGGGTAGACTATGACGTGCGGGTCACGCAACCTTATTCCTCTTATGAGGACTTCTCCTTTACCATACCGGTGGGTTCGACGGGCGATAACTATGACCGTTGGCTGGTGAGGGAACAGGAAATGTGGCAATCGCTTAGCATCCTTCGCCAGGCATACGAAAAAGTACAGTCTTTCAAGGGTGCTGAAGCGGAAGTGTACCACGCCGACACCCCGGAATATTACCTGCCGAAAAAACAAGACGTATATACGAAGATGGAGGCCTTGATCTGGCACTTCAAAATTGTCATGGGAGAGGTGGATATGCCCAAGGGTGAAGTATACCATTCCGTCGAAGGCGCGAACGGAGAACTGGGTTTCTACCTGATCAGCGATGGAGGCCGGGCGCCTTTCCGGTTGCACTTCCGGAGGCCTTGTTTCATTTACTACCAGTCGTACCCGGAACTGACCCAGGGGAGTATGCTGAGCGACGCGGTGATCACCATGAGCAGCCTCAACCTCATCGCGGGAGAAATGGACGCTTAA
- the nuoK gene encoding NADH-quinone oxidoreductase subunit NuoK — MPINNYIFLGIILFCIGVTGVLTRRNAIIIFMCIELMLNAVNLLLVAFSKMHHQVAALHQGAASTVGTEGQIFVFFIMVVAAAEVSVGLAIIVMMYRNTHSVDVNFLNRLKH, encoded by the coding sequence ATGCCAATCAACAATTATATTTTTCTCGGGATCATCCTTTTCTGCATCGGCGTCACGGGCGTACTGACCCGGCGGAACGCCATCATCATCTTCATGTGCATCGAATTGATGTTGAATGCGGTGAACCTGTTGCTGGTGGCCTTTTCCAAGATGCACCACCAGGTAGCAGCCCTGCACCAGGGCGCGGCCTCGACGGTGGGTACGGAAGGGCAGATTTTCGTTTTTTTCATCATGGTCGTGGCGGCAGCGGAAGTGAGTGTGGGTCTGGCGATCATCGTCATGATGTACCGGAATACGCACTCGGTGGACGTTAACTTCTTGAACCGGTTGAAACACTAG
- a CDS encoding NADH-quinone oxidoreductase subunit NuoE family protein: MMIQFSEETLAKVKEIVSHYPEGRQKSALIPVLHIAQDTFGGWLDVPVMDYVAGLLELEPIEVYEVATFYSMLNTKPVGKYVLEVCQTGPCMLNGSDDIIAYIREKLGIAPGETTADGLFTLKPVECLGACGYAPMMQLGNTYREHLTKEKVDLIIDEARLTR; this comes from the coding sequence ATGATGATACAGTTTTCTGAAGAAACACTAGCCAAGGTCAAAGAAATCGTTTCCCACTACCCGGAGGGAAGGCAAAAAAGCGCCTTGATTCCTGTTCTGCATATTGCCCAGGATACTTTCGGGGGATGGCTGGATGTGCCGGTGATGGACTATGTGGCGGGCCTCCTGGAACTGGAGCCCATCGAGGTGTACGAGGTCGCGACCTTTTATTCCATGCTGAATACGAAACCGGTGGGTAAGTACGTACTGGAAGTCTGCCAGACGGGACCTTGCATGTTGAACGGAAGCGACGACATCATTGCCTACATCCGGGAAAAGCTGGGGATCGCTCCGGGGGAAACCACGGCCGACGGTCTGTTTACGCTAAAACCCGTGGAATGCCTGGGGGCTTGCGGATACGCACCCATGATGCAGTTGGGCAATACCTACCGGGAACACCTGACCAAAGAAAAAGTCGACCTGATCATAGATGAAGCGCGCTTAACTCGCTAA
- the nuoI gene encoding NADH-quinone oxidoreductase subunit NuoI: MNALTNKAKAVDRRPMTWLERIYLWNIAKGMAITLRHFFKKKATIKYPEEKRPFSPVFRGTQVLNRDEEGRERCTACGLCAVACPAEAITMEAAERKPGEEHLYREEKYAARYEINMLRCIFCGLCEEACPKDAIYLSETFAPANYQRKGFIYGKPELLIPDPKTQPEEYAKAKGQH; this comes from the coding sequence ATGAACGCACTCACCAATAAGGCAAAAGCAGTAGACCGCCGGCCGATGACCTGGCTGGAAAGGATCTACCTGTGGAATATCGCGAAAGGGATGGCGATCACGCTGCGCCACTTTTTCAAGAAAAAGGCGACGATCAAGTATCCCGAGGAAAAACGCCCCTTCAGCCCTGTGTTCCGCGGAACCCAGGTATTGAACAGGGACGAGGAAGGTCGTGAACGCTGCACCGCCTGCGGTCTTTGCGCCGTGGCCTGTCCGGCGGAAGCCATCACCATGGAAGCCGCCGAGCGCAAACCCGGCGAAGAACACCTGTACCGGGAAGAGAAGTACGCGGCCCGGTATGAGATCAACATGCTTCGCTGTATCTTCTGCGGTCTGTGCGAGGAAGCCTGCCCCAAGGACGCGATCTACCTTTCCGAAACGTTTGCCCCCGCGAACTATCAGCGCAAGGGCTTTATTTATGGCAAGCCGGAGCTCCTGATTCCGGACCCGAAGACACAACCGGAGGAATACGCAAAGGCCAAGGGGCAACACTAA
- a CDS encoding NADH-quinone oxidoreductase subunit J family protein yields MSITQILFWFLSILTVFGALMVITRKNPVYSVLWLIITFMAISGHYILLNAQFLAIVNVIVYAGAIMVLFLFVIMLMNLDADAEPQKNKWLQLAGVVAGGCLLLILVASLKDAETKSKMAELGTGSIGLIQNLGQALFKTYVLPFEVSSVLFLSAMVGAVVIGKKN; encoded by the coding sequence ATGAGCATTACGCAAATATTATTCTGGTTCCTATCCATCCTTACCGTTTTCGGCGCCCTGATGGTCATTACGCGCAAGAATCCGGTCTATAGCGTTCTTTGGCTGATCATCACCTTTATGGCCATATCGGGACACTATATCCTGCTGAACGCGCAATTCCTGGCTATCGTGAACGTGATTGTGTATGCCGGGGCGATCATGGTCCTTTTCCTGTTCGTGATCATGTTGATGAATCTCGACGCTGACGCGGAGCCCCAAAAGAACAAGTGGCTGCAACTGGCCGGTGTGGTGGCGGGGGGCTGTCTCCTGCTGATCCTGGTCGCCTCCCTCAAGGACGCGGAGACGAAGTCGAAAATGGCGGAGCTTGGCACGGGGTCGATCGGGTTGATCCAAAACCTGGGCCAGGCCTTGTTCAAGACGTATGTGCTGCCGTTCGAGGTATCGAGCGTGTTGTTCCTGAGCGCCATGGTCGGCGCGGTGGTTATAGGGAAGAAAAACTAA
- the nuoL gene encoding NADH-quinone oxidoreductase subunit L gives MSQFVYLVPLFPLVGFLVIGLGRNVLSRTLTGLIGCATVLASFVVSVMIFNEVRTPGFMPVTVRLFDFIHTGSLNISFAFQVDQLSSLFLLIITGVGSLIHIYSTSYMHEEKPHHFARYFSYLNLFVFSMLLLVLGANYVILFIGWEGVGLCSYLLIGFWFTNGDYNYAARKAFIMNRIGDLAFLIGIFWILAQFGSLNYADVFTRCQGGATAPVLTGITLLLFIGATGKSAQIPLYTWLPDAMAGPTPVSALIHAATMVTAGIYMIARSNVMYTLAPATQAVIAVIGLCTAILAASIAIQQNDIKKVLAYSTVSQLGYMFLGLGVGAYTGAVFHVMTHAFFKALLFLGAGSVIHAMGGEQDIRKMGGLRKYMPVTYWTFWVGTFAIAGIFPFAGFFSKDEILSHAYAHNPVLYAVGLLGSLFTAFYMFRLLSLTFLGKFRGTHEQEHHLHESPAAITIPLVILAVLAIFAGFLGIPEYIKPDAHILEKFLAPVFASSQEIAASASPAPGTEWVLTIVSLLLIAAVSIWGWTKFKGYTGPAKEATGFAKILENKWYVDELYDAVIVRPINALAGFLNKYVERGLDGIVNGAGRLVQYSSRQIRLLQSGQVGAYVLLMVIGVIILFIVQIFL, from the coding sequence ATGAGCCAATTTGTTTACTTAGTACCGCTGTTCCCGCTCGTCGGGTTCTTGGTGATCGGCCTGGGACGCAACGTCTTGTCCAGGACCCTGACGGGCCTGATCGGCTGTGCGACAGTGCTGGCCTCCTTCGTGGTAAGCGTGATGATCTTTAACGAAGTCCGGACGCCGGGCTTTATGCCGGTGACCGTCCGGTTGTTCGATTTCATCCACACGGGTTCTCTGAACATCTCTTTTGCTTTCCAGGTGGACCAGCTTTCTTCGCTGTTCCTTCTCATCATCACCGGGGTCGGGTCGTTGATCCATATTTACTCCACCTCGTATATGCACGAGGAGAAACCGCACCATTTCGCGCGTTATTTCTCCTACCTGAACCTGTTTGTGTTCTCGATGCTCCTGCTGGTGCTGGGCGCGAACTATGTCATCCTGTTTATCGGTTGGGAAGGCGTCGGTTTGTGCTCCTACCTCCTGATCGGCTTCTGGTTTACCAACGGGGACTATAACTACGCCGCCAGGAAGGCATTTATCATGAACCGTATCGGGGACCTGGCGTTCCTGATCGGCATCTTCTGGATCCTGGCGCAATTCGGCTCGCTCAATTATGCGGATGTCTTTACCCGCTGCCAGGGCGGCGCCACCGCCCCTGTGCTGACCGGCATTACCCTGCTGTTGTTTATCGGGGCCACGGGTAAGTCGGCGCAGATCCCCCTCTATACATGGTTGCCCGACGCCATGGCGGGTCCCACGCCGGTATCCGCCTTGATCCATGCGGCGACGATGGTGACCGCGGGGATCTATATGATCGCCCGGAGCAACGTTATGTATACGCTGGCCCCGGCCACACAAGCCGTCATCGCCGTCATCGGTCTTTGTACGGCCATCCTGGCGGCGTCCATCGCGATCCAGCAAAACGACATCAAAAAGGTGCTGGCGTATTCCACGGTCAGCCAACTGGGCTATATGTTCCTGGGGCTTGGCGTAGGTGCGTATACCGGCGCCGTCTTCCATGTGATGACCCATGCCTTCTTCAAAGCCCTGTTGTTCCTCGGCGCGGGGAGCGTGATCCACGCCATGGGTGGGGAACAGGACATCCGTAAGATGGGAGGGCTACGCAAATATATGCCGGTGACTTATTGGACATTCTGGGTCGGGACCTTTGCCATCGCCGGAATTTTCCCATTCGCAGGGTTCTTCTCCAAGGATGAAATTCTCTCACACGCCTATGCACACAACCCCGTGTTGTATGCTGTTGGCTTGTTGGGGTCGTTATTTACAGCATTTTATATGTTCCGGTTGCTGAGCCTCACTTTCTTAGGTAAGTTCCGGGGTACGCACGAGCAGGAACACCACCTCCACGAAAGCCCTGCCGCCATCACGATTCCCTTGGTGATCCTGGCGGTGCTGGCGATTTTCGCCGGTTTCCTGGGTATACCGGAATATATAAAGCCCGACGCGCACATCCTGGAGAAATTCCTGGCGCCGGTGTTTGCCTCCTCCCAGGAAATCGCCGCTTCCGCCAGTCCGGCTCCCGGAACGGAATGGGTGTTGACGATCGTGAGCTTGCTGTTGATCGCGGCTGTCTCGATCTGGGGATGGACGAAGTTCAAAGGCTATACCGGTCCGGCAAAAGAAGCCACGGGTTTTGCAAAGATCCTGGAGAACAAGTGGTATGTGGACGAGCTCTATGATGCGGTCATCGTCCGGCCGATCAACGCGCTGGCCGGTTTCCTGAACAAGTACGTCGAGCGGGGGTTGGACGGGATCGTCAACGGCGCCGGGAGGCTCGTGCAATACAGCAGCCGGCAGATACGCCTCCTGCAAAGCGGGCAGGTGGGCGCTTACGTCCTGTTGATGGTGATCGGGGTGATCATTCTTTTTATCGTACAAATTTTTCTATAA
- the nuoH gene encoding NADH-quinone oxidoreductase subunit NuoH — MHLLAIDWMFLVEKLVLIVVIISVSLGVAMYSTWGERKVAAYMQDRIGPNRAGPLGLLQPLADGMKLFMKEEIFPASSNKFLFLLGPCLAMLTAMMTSAVIPWSSPLKVSGHDVPLQIADVNIGILYIFGVVSMGVYGIMMGGWASNNKFSLLAAIRGASQIISYELAMGLSLIALLMLTGSLSLKTIVEQQSHGLWNVLYQPLGFIIFFICALAECNRTPFDLSEAENELNFGYHQEYSSMKLGFYLFAEYVNMFISSAIMATLFFGGYNIPYVHIADPNVAAIVGGLALFAKTVFFIFVFMWIRWTIPRFRYDQLMRLGWNALIPLALLNMVITGAVILWLKK, encoded by the coding sequence ATGCATCTTTTAGCGATTGATTGGATGTTTCTGGTAGAAAAGCTGGTCCTGATCGTAGTGATCATATCGGTCTCTCTTGGCGTGGCTATGTATTCCACCTGGGGAGAGCGCAAGGTCGCTGCCTATATGCAGGACCGGATCGGGCCCAATCGTGCCGGTCCCCTGGGTCTCCTGCAGCCCCTGGCGGATGGTATGAAGCTCTTTATGAAGGAAGAGATCTTCCCTGCCAGCTCCAACAAGTTCCTCTTTCTCCTGGGGCCCTGCCTGGCGATGCTGACGGCGATGATGACGAGTGCCGTCATCCCCTGGTCGAGTCCTTTAAAGGTATCGGGGCACGACGTTCCTTTGCAGATCGCGGACGTGAACATCGGGATCCTGTATATATTCGGTGTGGTGAGCATGGGCGTGTATGGAATCATGATGGGCGGCTGGGCGTCGAACAACAAGTTCTCGTTGCTCGCCGCCATCCGCGGGGCATCCCAGATCATTTCCTATGAACTGGCCATGGGCCTTTCGCTGATTGCCCTGCTGATGCTGACAGGTTCGCTTTCGCTCAAGACGATCGTGGAACAACAATCACATGGACTATGGAATGTGCTGTATCAACCTTTGGGTTTTATCATCTTTTTTATCTGCGCACTGGCGGAGTGTAACCGCACGCCCTTTGACCTGTCGGAAGCGGAGAACGAATTGAACTTCGGTTACCACCAGGAGTATTCTTCCATGAAACTCGGCTTTTACCTCTTCGCCGAATACGTCAATATGTTTATCAGCAGTGCGATCATGGCGACGCTCTTCTTCGGGGGCTACAATATTCCCTATGTACACATCGCCGACCCGAACGTGGCAGCGATCGTGGGTGGCCTGGCGCTTTTTGCAAAAACGGTCTTCTTCATATTCGTATTCATGTGGATCCGCTGGACGATACCGCGCTTCCGTTATGACCAGCTGATGCGGCTGGGTTGGAACGCGCTGATCCCCCTGGCGCTTCTCAACATGGTGATCACGGGGGCTGTGATCCTGTGGCTGAAAAAATAA
- a CDS encoding 2Fe-2S iron-sulfur cluster-binding protein codes for MSDEKKMFKVTIDNITIEVEPGTSILNAARMIGGEVAPPAMCYYTKLKGSGGKCRTCLVEVAQGSTADPRPMPKLVASCRTNIMDGMVVKNITSEKVIDARKGVVEFLLINHPLDCPICDQAGECHLQDLSYEHGASGTRYQFPRRTFEKHDLGPYIQLHMTRCIMCFRCVYTADQVTNRRVHGILDRGEHAEIATYIKTALDNDFIGNVIDVCPVGALTDKTFRFKNRVWFLKPVDAHRDCPKCSGKVQLWYRGDEVFRVTARKDEFGEVEDWICNDCRFEKKKTADWVIEGPSKIDRHSVISANHYVGAHKPTEIEPEVMGRPPRLLMDIHSVSQVNQPSVDLSLLPGPAHSDDFNGKEK; via the coding sequence ATGAGCGACGAAAAAAAGATGTTCAAGGTTACGATCGACAACATAACCATAGAGGTGGAACCGGGGACAAGCATTCTCAACGCCGCCCGGATGATCGGGGGCGAAGTAGCTCCACCGGCCATGTGTTACTATACCAAGTTGAAAGGTAGCGGCGGTAAGTGCCGGACCTGTCTGGTGGAAGTGGCACAAGGGAGCACGGCCGATCCGCGGCCGATGCCGAAGCTCGTGGCCTCGTGCCGGACCAATATCATGGACGGGATGGTTGTCAAGAACATCACCAGCGAAAAGGTGATCGATGCCCGTAAAGGCGTGGTCGAGTTCCTGCTCATCAATCACCCCCTCGATTGCCCGATCTGCGACCAGGCCGGGGAATGTCATCTGCAGGACCTGAGCTACGAGCATGGCGCGAGCGGGACGCGTTACCAGTTTCCGAGGCGCACGTTTGAAAAGCATGACCTGGGGCCGTATATCCAATTGCACATGACGCGGTGCATCATGTGCTTCCGCTGCGTATATACCGCGGACCAGGTGACCAACCGACGGGTGCATGGGATCCTCGACCGGGGCGAACACGCGGAAATCGCGACCTATATCAAAACGGCGCTGGACAACGACTTTATCGGGAACGTCATCGACGTTTGCCCGGTGGGGGCGCTTACGGACAAAACGTTCCGTTTCAAAAACCGCGTATGGTTCCTCAAACCGGTGGACGCGCACCGCGACTGCCCCAAGTGTTCGGGCAAAGTACAACTGTGGTACCGGGGGGACGAGGTGTTCCGCGTGACGGCGCGTAAGGATGAGTTTGGGGAAGTGGAGGATTGGATCTGTAACGACTGCCGCTTTGAAAAGAAAAAAACCGCCGACTGGGTGATCGAAGGGCCTTCGAAGATCGACCGGCATTCGGTCATTTCGGCCAACCATTATGTGGGTGCCCACAAACCGACGGAGATCGAACCGGAAGTCATGGGACGTCCGCCCCGGCTGCTGATGGATATACACAGCGTGAGCCAGGTGAACCAGCCTTCTGTAGACCTGTCGCTGTTGCCGGGTCCGGCGCATTCAGACGATTTTAACGGGAAAGAAAAATAA
- the nuoF gene encoding NADH-quinone oxidoreductase subunit NuoF, whose amino-acid sequence MGRKLLLEKAHVEGIRYYDTYRREGGYASVEKALKNLSPEQVVEEVKKSGLRGRGGAGFPTGMKWSFIAKPEGVPRHLVCNADESEPGTFKDRYLMEFLPHLLIEGLIVSSYALGSNATYIYIRGEYAWVADILDQAIVEAKNNGWLGKNILGSGFDCDIYVHRGAGAYICGEETALIESLEGKRGNPRIKPPFPAVKGAWDRPTVVNNVESLAAVVPIINMGGEEYAKIGVGKSTGTKLISACGNINKPGVYEIDMTISVEEFIYSDEYCGGIPKGKRLKACIPGGSSVPILPANLLLKTAKGETRMMTYESLGDGGFATGSMMGSGGFIVLDEDQCVVRHTMTLARFYQHESCGQCSPCREGTGWMHRILKNIEYGKGQKSDIDLLWDIQRRIEGNTICPLGDAAAWPVAAAIRHFRDEFEWHVNNPDECLKRNYGLAHYADPRPVPAATA is encoded by the coding sequence ATGGGACGCAAACTGTTATTGGAAAAGGCACACGTGGAAGGCATCCGGTACTACGATACCTATCGCAGGGAAGGCGGCTATGCCAGCGTGGAAAAAGCCTTGAAGAACCTTAGCCCGGAACAGGTCGTGGAAGAAGTGAAGAAGAGCGGTCTCAGGGGCCGCGGGGGTGCGGGCTTTCCGACCGGGATGAAGTGGAGCTTTATCGCCAAGCCGGAAGGTGTGCCCCGTCACCTGGTTTGTAACGCGGATGAGTCCGAGCCCGGTACGTTCAAGGACCGTTACCTGATGGAGTTCCTTCCGCACCTCCTGATCGAGGGGTTGATCGTGTCTTCCTATGCCTTGGGTTCCAACGCAACCTATATCTATATCCGGGGTGAATATGCCTGGGTGGCAGACATCCTGGACCAGGCCATCGTTGAAGCAAAGAACAACGGCTGGCTGGGGAAAAATATTCTCGGTAGCGGTTTTGACTGTGACATCTATGTTCACCGAGGTGCAGGGGCGTACATCTGCGGGGAAGAAACGGCCCTGATCGAATCCCTGGAAGGGAAACGGGGGAACCCGCGTATCAAACCGCCCTTCCCGGCGGTCAAAGGCGCCTGGGACCGGCCCACGGTGGTGAACAACGTGGAATCCCTGGCCGCGGTCGTCCCCATCATCAACATGGGCGGGGAAGAATACGCCAAGATCGGGGTGGGCAAGTCCACGGGGACAAAGCTGATCTCCGCTTGCGGGAACATCAACAAACCGGGTGTATACGAGATCGACATGACGATCTCGGTGGAAGAGTTTATTTATTCTGACGAATATTGCGGCGGTATCCCGAAAGGGAAACGCCTGAAGGCGTGTATCCCGGGCGGATCGTCGGTGCCCATCCTCCCGGCCAACCTGTTGCTCAAGACCGCAAAAGGGGAAACGCGCATGATGACGTACGAAAGCCTGGGCGACGGTGGTTTTGCCACCGGATCCATGATGGGGTCCGGGGGTTTTATCGTCCTGGACGAGGACCAGTGCGTGGTCCGGCATACGATGACCCTGGCGCGTTTTTATCAACACGAGAGCTGCGGCCAGTGTTCCCCCTGCCGGGAAGGCACGGGCTGGATGCACCGGATCCTCAAAAACATCGAATACGGAAAGGGCCAAAAAAGTGATATAGACCTGCTTTGGGACATCCAGCGCAGGATCGAAGGAAATACGATTTGTCCATTGGGAGACGCGGCCGCGTGGCCGGTGGCTGCGGCCATCCGTCACTTCAGGGACGAGTTCGAATGGCACGTGAACAACCCGGATGAGTGCCTGAAGCGCAACTACGGGCTCGCACATTATGCGGATCCCCGGCCTGTACCAGCTGCCACGGCTTAA